A single genomic interval of Sinorhizobium garamanticum harbors:
- the cobG gene encoding precorrin-3B synthase: MTSCATPRPDAAAPDSSMRRGVCPSLAKPMQTGDGLLVRLRPATGSLTPAELRALAVAAERFGNGILEVTARGNLQVRGLTTAKVSGLASAIGEAGIAVAEGVAIETPPLAGVDTDEIIDPRPLALALREAIAALDPPLKLAPKLSIIIDGGGRFHLDDIVADLRSKAVNTDDGVAWLLSLGGTARAARPVALLDRHGAVPGLLAVLRRLAAMGDAARGRDLDAEVVKDQLAGGARPPTTSTLAMEPAVPAAGLHTFADGATVLGVGLAFAQVDAASLTAFLRKAEELSVAEIRLAPGHGLFLLGLDRDAAAILQRLALSLGFRIAQDDPRNHIATCAGTGACASALMETKAVARLMVEAAPELLDGSLTAHLSGCPKGCARPSSAELTLVGAPSGYALVVNGTASVAPSAYTDANGIRSAFGHLGALVRKNKDAGESARSCLTRLGAARIAAAFEQG; this comes from the coding sequence ATGACAAGCTGCGCCACGCCCAGACCAGACGCGGCCGCTCCCGATTCATCCATGCGGCGGGGCGTTTGTCCGTCGCTTGCGAAACCGATGCAGACGGGCGACGGATTGCTGGTCCGCCTGCGGCCCGCGACCGGCAGCTTGACGCCCGCGGAGCTGCGGGCGCTTGCGGTTGCCGCCGAGCGCTTCGGCAATGGCATTCTGGAGGTGACGGCGCGGGGCAATCTGCAGGTCCGGGGCCTTACCACAGCGAAGGTCTCGGGCCTCGCGTCGGCAATAGGCGAAGCTGGTATTGCGGTTGCCGAAGGCGTCGCGATCGAGACGCCGCCACTTGCCGGGGTCGATACCGACGAGATCATCGATCCCCGTCCGCTTGCGCTGGCGCTTCGCGAAGCGATCGCCGCGCTCGACCCGCCACTCAAGCTCGCACCGAAGCTCTCGATCATCATCGACGGCGGCGGTCGCTTTCATCTCGACGACATCGTCGCCGACCTGCGTTCGAAGGCGGTGAACACGGATGACGGCGTGGCCTGGCTGCTTTCGCTTGGCGGAACGGCGCGCGCGGCGCGGCCGGTCGCGCTGCTCGATAGGCACGGCGCCGTCCCCGGCCTCCTCGCCGTCCTCCGCAGGCTCGCCGCCATGGGTGACGCGGCGCGGGGCCGTGATCTCGATGCGGAGGTGGTCAAGGACCAATTGGCGGGCGGAGCGCGTCCGCCGACGACATCAACCCTGGCGATGGAGCCGGCCGTGCCGGCTGCCGGCCTACATACGTTCGCCGATGGCGCCACCGTGCTTGGCGTGGGCCTCGCCTTCGCCCAGGTCGATGCCGCCAGCCTGACGGCCTTCCTGCGCAAAGCCGAGGAATTGAGTGTTGCCGAGATACGGCTTGCACCGGGACACGGACTTTTCTTGCTCGGACTCGATCGCGATGCCGCAGCGATATTGCAACGCCTCGCGTTGTCGCTGGGCTTCCGCATCGCCCAGGACGATCCGCGCAACCATATTGCCACCTGCGCCGGTACCGGAGCCTGCGCATCCGCCCTGATGGAGACCAAAGCCGTGGCACGGTTGATGGTCGAGGCAGCACCCGAATTGCTCGACGGCTCGTTGACCGCGCATCTTTCCGGCTGTCCCAAAGGATGCGCGCGTCCGTCATCTGCGGAACTGACGCTTGTCGGTGCGCCATCAGGATATGCGCTTGTCGTAAATGGTACTGCTTCCGTCGCGCCGAGTGCCTACACGGATGCGAATGGAATAAGATCCGCGTTCGGGCATCTCGGTGCGCTGGTGCGGAAAAACAAAGACGCTGGCGAATCGGCACGGTCCTGCCTTACACGGCTGGGGGCCGCGCGCATCGCCGCCGCGTTTGAACAGGGATAG
- a CDS encoding precorrin-8X methylmutase, which translates to MPDYDYIRDGNAIYERSFAIIRAEADLSGFSEEEADLAVRMVHACGSVEAARQFVFSPDFVSAARTALKNGAPIFCDAEMVAHGVTRARLPAGNDVICTLRDPRTVALAAEIGNTRSAAALKLWGERMAGSVVAIGNAPTALFYLLEMLRDGAPKPAAILGMPVGFVGAAESKDALAENSYGVPFAIVRGRLGGSAMTAAALNSLARPGL; encoded by the coding sequence ATGCCGGACTACGACTATATCCGCGATGGCAACGCCATCTATGAGCGTTCCTTTGCGATCATCCGGGCGGAGGCCGATCTTTCCGGCTTTTCCGAGGAGGAGGCCGATCTCGCCGTGCGCATGGTGCATGCCTGCGGTTCGGTCGAAGCCGCGCGTCAATTCGTGTTCTCGCCGGACTTCGTCTCGGCCGCCCGCACGGCGCTGAAAAACGGCGCACCGATCTTCTGCGACGCGGAAATGGTGGCGCATGGCGTGACGCGCGCGCGGCTGCCGGCAGGCAATGACGTCATCTGCACGCTTCGCGATCCGCGAACGGTTGCGCTCGCGGCCGAGATCGGCAATACGCGTTCGGCGGCCGCGTTGAAACTCTGGGGTGAACGGATGGCCGGCTCCGTTGTCGCGATCGGCAATGCGCCGACGGCGCTCTTCTACCTCCTCGAAATGCTGCGCGACGGCGCGCCGAAGCCAGCGGCGATCCTCGGCATGCCTGTCGGCTTCGTCGGCGCGGCGGAATCGAAGGACGCGCTCGCCGAAAATTCCTATGGCGTTCCCTTCGCGATCGTGCGCGGCCGTCTCGGCGGCAGCGCCATGACCGCGGCGGCGCTCAATTCGCTCGCGAGGCCGGGCCTGTGA
- a CDS encoding precorrin-2 C(20)-methyltransferase: MSATEMGRLIGVGTGPGDPELLTVKAVRALGEADVVAYFAKAGRNGNGRAVVEGLLKPGLIELPLYYPVTTEIDKDDGAYKSQITDFYNASAEAVAAHLLAGRTVAVLSEGDPLFYGSYMHLHVRLAGRFPVEVIPGITAMSGCWSLAGLPLVQGDDVLSVLPGTMGEGELQRRLADTEAAVIMKVGRNLPKIRRALAAAGRLDAAVYVERGTMKNSAMIPLGQKPDDEAPYFSLVLVPGWEDRPREDRR, translated from the coding sequence GTGAGCGCGACCGAGATGGGCAGATTGATCGGTGTCGGCACCGGCCCCGGCGATCCCGAGCTTCTGACGGTAAAGGCGGTGCGGGCGCTGGGCGAGGCGGATGTCGTCGCCTATTTTGCCAAGGCAGGACGCAACGGCAATGGCCGTGCGGTTGTCGAGGGTTTGTTGAAGCCGGGTCTCATTGAGTTGCCGCTCTACTATCCGGTGACGACCGAGATCGACAAGGACGACGGCGCCTACAAGAGCCAGATCACCGATTTCTACAATGCCTCCGCCGAGGCAGTCGCAGCGCATCTTCTGGCCGGACGTACCGTCGCGGTGCTTAGCGAAGGCGATCCGCTCTTCTACGGATCCTACATGCACCTGCATGTGCGGCTCGCCGGCCGCTTCCCCGTCGAGGTCATTCCGGGAATCACCGCCATGTCCGGCTGCTGGTCGCTTGCCGGACTGCCGCTCGTCCAAGGAGACGACGTTCTTTCCGTTCTGCCCGGCACGATGGGCGAGGGTGAGCTTCAGCGCCGCCTTGCCGATACCGAGGCCGCGGTGATCATGAAGGTTGGCCGCAACCTGCCAAAAATCCGCCGGGCGCTTGCCGCCGCCGGCAGGCTCGATGCCGCCGTCTATGTCGAACGCGGCACGATGAAGAATTCGGCGATGATCCCGCTTGGCCAAAAGCCGGACGACGAGGCGCCCTATTTCTCGCTGGTGCTCGTCCCCGGCTGGGAGGATAGGCCCAGGGAGGACAGACGATGA
- a CDS encoding precorrin-3B C(17)-methyltransferase yields the protein MTGRLFIVGTGPGNPAQMTPETREAISAATEFFGYGPYLDRLDLRADQHRIASDNREELDRAQAALARAAAGADVCVVSGGDPGIFAMAAAVCEAIDKGPEEWRKVDLTITPGVTAMLAVAARIGAPLGHDFCAMSLSDNLKPWEVITKRLRLAADAGLVIALYNPISKARPWQLGEAFAILRQVLPPHVPVIFGRAAGRPDERIAVMPLGEADANRADMATCVIIGSVETRIVQRDGKPDLVYTPRSFTGESR from the coding sequence ATGACCGGCAGGCTCTTCATCGTCGGCACGGGGCCTGGCAATCCGGCGCAGATGACGCCCGAGACACGCGAGGCGATTTCCGCCGCGACGGAGTTCTTCGGCTACGGTCCCTATCTCGACCGTCTCGACCTTAGGGCCGACCAACACCGCATCGCCTCCGACAACCGCGAGGAGCTGGACCGCGCCCAGGCGGCACTCGCCCGCGCCGCAGCGGGCGCGGATGTCTGCGTCGTTTCGGGGGGCGATCCGGGCATCTTCGCGATGGCGGCCGCCGTCTGCGAGGCGATTGACAAGGGACCGGAGGAATGGCGCAAGGTCGATCTCACGATCACACCCGGCGTGACCGCGATGCTCGCGGTAGCCGCCCGCATCGGCGCGCCGCTCGGCCATGATTTTTGCGCCATGTCGCTTTCCGACAATCTGAAGCCCTGGGAGGTGATCACGAAAAGGCTGCGGCTTGCCGCCGATGCCGGGCTTGTCATTGCGCTCTACAACCCGATCAGCAAGGCGAGGCCATGGCAGCTCGGAGAGGCCTTCGCCATCCTGCGACAGGTTTTGCCTCCTCACGTCCCGGTCATCTTCGGCCGGGCGGCCGGACGGCCGGATGAGCGCATCGCGGTGATGCCGCTCGGCGAGGCCGATGCCAACCGCGCCGACATGGCGACCTGTGTCATCATAGGCTCTGTGGAAACGCGCATCGTTCAGCGCGACGGCAAGCCCGATCTGGTCTACACCCCGCGGTCCTTTACCGGGGAAAGCCGCTGA
- a CDS encoding cobalt-precorrin-6A reductase has translation MAEALFDMSAMDRPRILILGGTTEARQLAERLAADPRYDAAISLAGRTADPRPQLLPTRVGGFGGAEGLAAFLKAENVALLIDATHPFAARISHNAAAAAEATGTPIFALRRPAWELERGDRWTRVESVPEAVSALGGAPRRVFLAIGRQEAFHFEKAPHHKYVVRSVDPVTPPLALPDVTAILACGPFAEADEIDLFEEHGIDLVVAKNSGGTATYGKIAAARKLGIEVIMVERHKPADVASVGDCDEALELIHQRLSPVKDRGV, from the coding sequence ATGGCCGAAGCGCTGTTCGACATGTCAGCCATGGACAGACCTCGCATTCTGATCCTCGGCGGCACGACCGAGGCGCGGCAGCTTGCCGAGCGTCTTGCGGCCGATCCTCGCTACGATGCCGCCATCTCGCTCGCAGGCCGCACCGCCGACCCGCGCCCGCAACTGCTGCCGACCCGCGTCGGCGGTTTCGGGGGCGCAGAAGGGCTTGCCGCCTTCCTGAAGGCGGAGAACGTCGCGCTGCTGATCGATGCGACGCATCCCTTCGCAGCCCGTATTTCTCACAATGCCGCCGCGGCGGCGGAAGCAACCGGAACGCCGATTTTTGCGCTCCGCCGTCCCGCCTGGGAACTTGAACGCGGAGACCGCTGGACGCGCGTCGAGAGCGTGCCCGAGGCCGTGTCCGCGCTCGGTGGGGCGCCGCGTCGCGTTTTCCTGGCGATCGGCCGGCAGGAGGCGTTCCACTTCGAGAAGGCCCCGCATCACAAGTACGTCGTTCGCAGCGTCGACCCGGTAACGCCGCCGCTCGCCCTGCCCGACGTCACCGCAATTCTTGCCTGCGGTCCTTTCGCGGAAGCGGACGAGATCGACCTGTTCGAGGAGCATGGCATCGACCTCGTCGTCGCCAAGAACAGTGGCGGCACCGCGACCTATGGCAAGATCGCGGCGGCGCGCAAGCTCGGTATCGAGGTGATCATGGTCGAGCGCCACAAGCCCGCCGATGTAGCGTCGGTCGGCGATTGCGATGAAGCGCTCGAACTTATCCATCAGCGGCTTTCCCCGGTAAAGGACCGCGGGGTGTAG
- the cbiE gene encoding precorrin-6y C5,15-methyltransferase (decarboxylating) subunit CbiE, with protein sequence MSNSASAIVAPWLVIVGIGEDGVAGLGDEAKRLIATTPVVFGGARHLELAASLITGERQAWQSPFEKSVEAIVARRGSTVVVLASGDPFLFGVGATLARRIDAGEMRVIPAPSSFSLAASRLGWALQDVATVSLHGRPLDLIRPHLQPGARVLALTSDEDGPKALAALLCDNGFGQARLTVLEALGGERERISRQIASSFALEDLHPLNVCAIEVVADAKARVLPLAAGLDDALFEHDGQITKREVRALTLSTLAPRKGELLWDIGAGSGSIAIEWMLADPAMRAIVIEASSERAARIGRNAARFGVPGLAVVEGEAPGALRGLAPPDVIFIGGGGSEPGVMDAAIAALGTGGRLVANAVTTEMEAVLIAQHARLGGSLIRIDIARASPVGTMTGWRPAMPVTQWSWVKP encoded by the coding sequence ATGTCGAACAGCGCTTCGGCCATCGTCGCCCCCTGGTTGGTGATCGTCGGTATCGGTGAGGATGGTGTAGCGGGTCTCGGCGACGAGGCCAAGCGGCTGATTGCAACCACGCCGGTCGTCTTCGGCGGAGCTAGGCATCTCGAGCTTGCGGCCTCTCTCATAACGGGCGAGCGCCAAGCCTGGCAGAGCCCCTTCGAAAAATCCGTCGAGGCGATCGTTGCAAGGCGGGGCAGCACCGTCGTCGTGCTTGCCTCCGGCGACCCTTTCCTCTTCGGCGTCGGCGCCACGCTTGCACGCCGGATCGATGCTGGCGAAATGCGCGTCATTCCTGCGCCATCGTCCTTCAGCCTTGCGGCCTCACGGCTTGGCTGGGCCTTGCAGGACGTGGCGACGGTTTCACTGCATGGGCGCCCGCTCGACCTCATCCGGCCGCATCTGCAGCCGGGCGCCCGCGTGCTGGCGCTGACCTCGGACGAGGACGGTCCGAAGGCGCTTGCCGCGCTCCTTTGTGACAATGGATTCGGTCAAGCCCGGCTGACCGTTCTGGAGGCGCTGGGTGGAGAACGCGAGCGTATCTCGCGACAGATCGCGTCGAGTTTCGCCCTTGAAGACCTGCATCCCTTGAACGTCTGCGCCATTGAAGTCGTTGCAGATGCCAAAGCGCGGGTGCTGCCGCTCGCCGCCGGTCTCGACGATGCGCTGTTCGAGCATGACGGTCAGATCACCAAGCGCGAGGTGCGCGCGTTGACGCTTTCGACCCTTGCGCCGCGCAAGGGCGAATTGCTGTGGGATATCGGCGCCGGTTCCGGCTCCATCGCCATCGAGTGGATGCTGGCAGACCCGGCGATGCGCGCCATCGTCATCGAGGCCTCATCCGAGCGCGCCGCGCGCATCGGCCGCAATGCGGCACGCTTCGGCGTGCCGGGATTGGCGGTGGTCGAAGGCGAGGCGCCGGGGGCGCTTCGTGGTCTCGCGCCGCCGGACGTCATCTTCATTGGCGGCGGTGGCAGTGAGCCGGGCGTGATGGATGCCGCGATCGCTGCGCTTGGCACCGGCGGACGGCTGGTGGCGAATGCGGTGACGACGGAAATGGAAGCCGTTCTCATCGCACAGCATGCGCGGCTTGGTGGCTCGCTGATCCGGATCGATATCGCCCGGGCCTCACCGGTCGGAACGATGACCGGCTGGCGACCGGCGATGCCGGTTACCCAATGGTCCTGGGTCAAGCCCTGA
- the cobM gene encoding precorrin-4 C(11)-methyltransferase, with protein sequence MTVHFIGAGPGAADLITVRGRELIGRCQICLYAGSIVSPELLQYCPPGARIVDTAPMSLDEIEAEYVRAAEAGEDVARLHSGDLSVWSAVAEQIRRLEKHGIAYTMTPGVPAFAAAAATLGRELTIPAVAQSLVLTRVSGRASPMPNSETLAAFGATGSTLAIHLAIHALDRVVEELTPLYGADCPVAIVVKASWPDERVVRGTLGDIADRVALEPIERTALIFVGPGLEAADFRESSLYDPAYQRRFRGRE encoded by the coding sequence ATGACGGTTCATTTCATCGGCGCAGGCCCGGGTGCGGCAGACCTGATCACGGTCAGGGGCAGGGAGTTGATTGGCCGCTGCCAGATCTGCCTCTATGCCGGCTCGATCGTGTCGCCCGAGCTTCTGCAGTATTGCCCGCCCGGCGCCCGCATCGTCGATACGGCGCCGATGTCGCTCGACGAGATCGAAGCGGAATATGTTCGCGCCGCAGAGGCCGGCGAGGACGTGGCTCGACTGCATTCGGGCGATCTTTCCGTTTGGAGCGCGGTCGCCGAACAGATCCGCCGGCTTGAGAAGCATGGCATCGCCTACACCATGACGCCCGGTGTGCCGGCTTTTGCCGCGGCTGCCGCAACGCTCGGCCGGGAGCTGACAATTCCGGCTGTGGCGCAAAGCTTGGTGTTGACCCGCGTTTCCGGCCGTGCCTCGCCGATGCCGAACAGCGAGACGCTCGCCGCATTCGGCGCTACAGGCTCGACGCTGGCGATCCATCTCGCCATCCACGCACTCGACCGGGTGGTCGAGGAATTGACGCCGCTCTATGGCGCCGATTGCCCGGTTGCGATTGTCGTCAAGGCTTCCTGGCCCGATGAACGCGTTGTGCGTGGCACGCTCGGCGACATTGCGGACAGGGTCGCGCTCGAGCCGATCGAACGCACGGCGCTGATCTTCGTCGGCCCCGGCCTCGAAGCGGCGGACTTCCGCGAGAGTTCGCTCTACGACCCCGCCTACCAGCGCCGTTTTCGCGGTCGCGAATAA
- the mnhG gene encoding monovalent cation/H(+) antiporter subunit G, translated as MSHLTDLPTWAAVGVCGLLLFGAAMTLIGSLGLLRLSDFYERLHAPTIATSGGTILICLASMLCFAVLQSRWIFHELLIIFFVTVTTPVTLALLGQAALYRDRFEEQDGVPRKPRPESEKGTD; from the coding sequence ATGAGCCATCTGACCGACCTGCCGACCTGGGCCGCCGTCGGTGTCTGCGGCCTGCTGCTTTTCGGCGCCGCGATGACGCTGATCGGTTCGCTCGGTCTGCTGCGCCTTTCCGACTTCTATGAACGGCTGCACGCCCCGACAATTGCGACGAGCGGCGGCACGATCCTGATCTGCCTGGCGTCGATGCTCTGCTTCGCCGTGCTGCAAAGCCGCTGGATCTTCCACGAGCTGCTGATCATCTTCTTCGTCACCGTGACGACGCCGGTGACACTGGCGCTGCTCGGCCAGGCGGCGCTCTATCGCGACCGCTTTGAAGAACAGGATGGCGTTCCGCGCAAGCCCAGGCCGGAAAGCGAGAAAGGCACCGACTGA
- a CDS encoding K+/H+ antiporter subunit F codes for MTELAITWSVLLSQVMLGLAMACALYRIARGPRAQDRILALDTLYINAMLMLLSFGIRSANTIYFETALIIALIGFVSSIAFAKFLMRGEVIE; via the coding sequence ATGACTGAGCTTGCGATCACCTGGTCGGTCCTGCTCTCCCAGGTCATGCTCGGCCTGGCGATGGCCTGCGCGCTTTACCGCATCGCTAGGGGGCCACGCGCGCAGGACAGGATCCTCGCGCTCGACACGCTCTACATCAACGCAATGCTGATGCTGCTCTCCTTCGGCATCCGCAGTGCGAACACCATCTATTTCGAGACCGCCCTGATCATAGCGCTGATCGGCTTTGTCTCTTCGATCGCCTTCGCGAAATTCCTGATGCGCGGCGAGGTGATCGAATGA
- a CDS encoding Na+/H+ antiporter subunit E, producing the protein MRTWFPYPLLSLTLLVMWLLLNQSLAPGSILIGLVLGMVLGWVTLKLHPARSHLHRIGRAARFALEVIADIVRSNIAVASIILRAGRVPAIAGFLTVELDLEDENALALLACILTATPGTAWLEYDRRRKTLIFHVLDLQNEEVWLGTVKRYEAALKEIFHD; encoded by the coding sequence ATGCGCACCTGGTTCCCCTATCCGCTGCTGTCGCTCACGCTGCTGGTGATGTGGTTGCTCCTGAACCAGTCGCTGGCGCCGGGCTCGATCCTCATCGGCCTCGTTCTCGGCATGGTGCTCGGCTGGGTGACGCTCAAGCTGCATCCGGCAAGATCGCATCTACACCGCATCGGGCGCGCGGCTCGCTTCGCTCTTGAGGTCATCGCCGACATTGTCCGCTCGAACATCGCCGTTGCTTCGATCATCCTGCGTGCCGGCCGTGTCCCCGCCATTGCCGGCTTTCTGACCGTCGAACTCGATCTCGAAGATGAGAACGCTCTCGCGCTCTTGGCCTGCATCTTGACGGCGACCCCGGGCACGGCATGGCTCGAATACGACCGCCGCCGGAAGACCTTGATTTTCCATGTGCTGGACTTGCAGAACGAAGAAGTGTGGCTTGGGACGGTCAAGCGTTACGAAGCGGCGTTGAAGGAGATATTCCATGACTGA
- a CDS encoding monovalent cation/H+ antiporter subunit D: protein MTDWLQHLLILTILLPLAVGAALIPVDERNRMLKGVFGFGSTLIVFVVAMILMRIAANAGNQPGTGIYQLGNWPAPFGIVLVLDRLSALMLCLTAGLALAAQVYSMARWHTAGHHFHSLFQLLIAGLNGAFLTGDLFNLFVFFEMMLAASYGLLLHGSGPMRVKAGLHYIAINLAASSLFLIGVSLIYGVTGTLNMADLATKLATLTPDNRQLVEAGAAILGIAFLVKAGMWPLSFWLPPAYAAATPPVAAVFAILTKVGVYIIVRLHFLVFGAAAGASAGFGQDWLVAGGMLTIAFGAIGVLASQAMGRLAGYSVLVSSGTLLAAIGLGHAGMLAGALFYLVSSTLTISAFFLLIELVDRGRDAGADVLAVTMEAYGDFDEDEEEEEVGVAIPGTMAVLGLCFCLCAVLLSGLPPLSGFVAKFAILRGLFDMPGTDLATAMSAADWTYVVLLILSGLAAMIAMNRIGIRTFWASIEGTVPRVFVIEITPVVVLLAACIFLSLQAGPAMRYMQATADDLLNPLFQSERILSAPRAGGQ, encoded by the coding sequence ATGACTGATTGGCTGCAGCACCTTCTCATCCTAACGATCCTGCTACCGCTCGCCGTCGGCGCGGCGCTGATCCCGGTCGACGAGCGCAATCGGATGCTGAAGGGCGTATTCGGCTTCGGCTCGACGCTCATCGTCTTCGTTGTCGCCATGATCCTAATGCGCATTGCCGCGAACGCCGGCAACCAGCCGGGGACAGGCATTTATCAGCTTGGCAACTGGCCGGCGCCATTCGGCATCGTTCTCGTGCTCGATCGGTTGTCCGCGCTGATGCTCTGCCTGACGGCCGGTCTGGCGCTTGCCGCCCAGGTCTATTCCATGGCGCGCTGGCACACCGCCGGCCACCATTTCCATTCGCTGTTCCAGCTTCTCATCGCCGGGCTCAACGGCGCGTTTCTGACGGGCGATCTCTTCAATCTTTTCGTTTTCTTCGAAATGATGCTGGCGGCATCCTACGGCCTGCTGCTGCACGGCTCCGGCCCCATGCGTGTCAAGGCCGGCCTGCACTATATCGCGATCAATCTTGCCGCCTCGTCGCTGTTCCTCATCGGCGTCAGCCTGATCTACGGCGTCACCGGCACGCTCAACATGGCCGACCTCGCCACCAAGCTCGCAACCCTTACGCCCGACAACCGGCAGCTTGTCGAAGCCGGCGCCGCGATCCTCGGCATCGCCTTCCTTGTGAAGGCCGGCATGTGGCCGCTGAGCTTCTGGCTGCCGCCGGCCTACGCGGCCGCGACGCCGCCGGTCGCTGCAGTCTTTGCCATTTTGACCAAGGTCGGCGTCTACATCATCGTCCGCCTGCACTTCCTCGTTTTCGGTGCAGCCGCCGGAGCCTCCGCTGGCTTCGGCCAGGATTGGCTCGTTGCCGGCGGCATGCTGACGATTGCCTTCGGCGCAATCGGCGTGCTCGCCTCACAGGCGATGGGCAGGCTCGCCGGCTATTCGGTTCTGGTCTCCTCCGGAACGCTGCTTGCGGCGATCGGCCTCGGCCATGCGGGGATGCTCGCCGGCGCCCTCTTCTATCTCGTCAGCTCGACACTGACGATCTCCGCCTTCTTCCTGCTCATCGAACTCGTCGACCGCGGCCGCGACGCCGGCGCCGACGTTCTGGCGGTGACGATGGAAGCCTATGGCGACTTCGATGAGGATGAAGAAGAGGAGGAGGTCGGCGTCGCGATACCGGGGACAATGGCCGTTCTCGGCCTCTGCTTCTGCCTCTGTGCCGTGCTTCTTTCCGGCCTGCCGCCCTTGTCGGGTTTCGTCGCCAAGTTCGCGATCCTTCGCGGCCTCTTCGACATGCCGGGCACCGACCTGGCAACCGCGATGTCTGCCGCCGATTGGACCTATGTCGTGCTTCTCATCCTGTCGGGACTTGCCGCCATGATCGCGATGAACCGCATCGGCATCCGCACCTTCTGGGCCTCGATCGAAGGCACTGTGCCGCGTGTCTTCGTCATCGAGATCACGCCCGTTGTCGTTCTGCTTGCCGCCTGCATCTTCCTGAGCCTTCAGGCCGGCCCCGCCATGCGCTACATGCAGGCGACCGCCGACGATCTGCTCAACCCGCTGTTCCAGAGCGAGCGTATCCTTTCCGCGCCAAGAGCGGGAGGGCAATAG
- a CDS encoding Na+/H+ antiporter subunit C has protein sequence MELILSAGIGALTASGVYLLLRPRTYQVIIGLSLLSYAVNLFIFGMGRLRVNAPPVLNPAGAGELASYTDPVPQALVLTAIVISFAMTALFLVVLLASRGFTGTDHVDGREQRHD, from the coding sequence ATGGAACTCATTCTCTCCGCGGGGATCGGTGCACTGACCGCATCAGGCGTTTACTTGTTGCTGAGGCCGCGAACCTACCAGGTCATCATCGGTCTCTCGCTGCTCTCCTATGCAGTCAATCTCTTCATCTTCGGCATGGGGAGGTTGCGCGTTAACGCGCCACCAGTGCTCAATCCGGCAGGCGCCGGCGAACTTGCCAGCTATACGGATCCCGTCCCGCAGGCGCTGGTGCTGACCGCGATCGTCATCAGCTTTGCAATGACGGCGCTCTTCCTCGTCGTGCTGCTCGCCTCGCGCGGCTTCACCGGAACCGACCATGTCGACGGAAGGGAGCAGCGCCATGACTGA